The Armatimonadota bacterium genome includes a window with the following:
- the argS gene encoding arginine--tRNA ligase has product MAKERIAEAVRNALESAMRDGEVRRVSVPVIEVEVPRNRDHGDFSTNIAMALAREAQMPPRQLAEVLSARLQGDGAPARLIQKVEVAGPGFINFHLSPSWLHDTLVEIERRGDSYGSSDAAKGVKALLEFVSANPNGPITVGSARGGVIGDTLARLYELMGAEVAREYYINDAANSTQMINFGKSLVVRYLQELGVEAHMPEDGYQGAYVTDIARKIVARDGDRYLNMPEDERLTLFTRMAEEEMIATQKADLAAFGIEFDRWFSERSLHESGKVAAAIEKLKERGCAYEKDGALWLKSTDFGDDKDRALLRSNGAPTYIAADAAYHADKFDRGFNRLINVWGPDHHGYIARTKAAVAALGYPADAVDIIIYQAVRLFSGGELVMMSKRAGDVISLAELMQEVGRDAARFFLLMRSHDSQLDFDLELARSQSDENPVYYVQYAHARICSLLRNADEKGFAVPSAESAKLELLTHPSEIELMKKLADWPDEVVRAGLEHEPHRLAAFAMDTARLFHKFYTDCRVMDEADRELSGARLVLVRSCRTVLSNLLRTMGVTAPERM; this is encoded by the coding sequence TTGGCAAAGGAGCGCATTGCTGAGGCTGTGAGGAACGCGCTGGAAAGCGCGATGCGCGACGGCGAGGTCCGCCGCGTATCTGTGCCAGTCATCGAGGTTGAGGTTCCGCGCAATCGGGATCACGGAGATTTCTCCACCAACATCGCTATGGCGCTTGCGCGCGAGGCCCAGATGCCGCCGCGGCAACTGGCTGAGGTCCTGTCGGCCCGGCTGCAGGGCGACGGGGCTCCCGCCCGGCTCATTCAGAAAGTGGAAGTTGCGGGACCAGGCTTCATCAACTTCCATCTTTCTCCCTCCTGGTTGCACGATACTCTTGTGGAAATAGAGCGGCGCGGGGACTCCTACGGGTCCAGCGATGCGGCGAAGGGTGTAAAGGCGCTGCTGGAGTTCGTAAGCGCCAATCCAAACGGTCCCATCACGGTGGGCAGCGCCCGGGGAGGGGTCATCGGAGACACGCTCGCGCGCCTTTATGAGCTGATGGGCGCAGAAGTGGCGCGTGAGTACTACATCAACGACGCCGCCAACTCCACCCAGATGATCAACTTCGGCAAGTCGCTGGTGGTCCGCTATCTGCAGGAGCTTGGAGTAGAGGCGCACATGCCGGAGGACGGTTACCAGGGAGCCTATGTCACGGATATCGCCCGGAAGATCGTAGCGCGGGACGGAGACCGTTACCTGAACATGCCGGAAGACGAGCGGTTGACCCTCTTCACCCGAATGGCGGAAGAGGAGATGATCGCCACCCAGAAGGCAGACCTTGCGGCCTTTGGAATCGAGTTCGACCGCTGGTTCAGCGAGCGCTCGCTTCATGAGTCCGGGAAGGTGGCCGCGGCCATCGAGAAGCTAAAGGAGCGGGGATGCGCCTACGAGAAGGACGGGGCCCTCTGGCTTAAAAGCACAGACTTCGGCGATGACAAAGACCGCGCCCTGCTACGCTCGAACGGAGCGCCTACATACATCGCCGCGGATGCAGCCTATCACGCGGACAAGTTCGACCGTGGCTTCAACCGGCTGATCAACGTCTGGGGGCCGGATCATCACGGCTACATCGCCCGCACCAAAGCTGCTGTGGCGGCACTTGGATATCCTGCGGATGCCGTGGACATCATCATCTATCAGGCGGTGCGCCTCTTCTCCGGAGGCGAGCTTGTGATGATGAGCAAGAGGGCAGGCGACGTGATCTCGCTGGCGGAACTGATGCAGGAGGTGGGACGTGATGCCGCCCGGTTCTTCCTGCTGATGCGCAGCCACGACAGTCAGTTGGACTTCGATCTGGAGCTCGCCAGAAGCCAGTCCGATGAGAACCCGGTCTACTATGTGCAGTACGCCCACGCGCGAATCTGCTCCCTGCTTCGGAATGCGGATGAGAAAGGATTCGCGGTCCCGTCGGCAGAGTCCGCAAAACTCGAACTGCTGACCCATCCATCAGAGATCGAACTGATGAAGAAGCTGGCCGACTGGCCGGACGAGGTGGTCCGGGCGGGATTGGAGCACGAGCCGCACAGGCTGGCTGCCTTTGCGATGGATACGGCCCGTTTGTTCCACAAGTTCTACACGGATTGCCGGGTCATGGATGAGGCCGACCGGGAGCTCAGCGGGGCGAGGCTGGTACTGGTACGCTCCTGCCGCACAGTGCTGAGCAATCTCCTCCGGACAATGGGGGTGACCGCTCCCGAGCGGATGTGA
- a CDS encoding PfkB family kinase → MAEVVCLGILVADVVGKPVERLPERGKLLLVDRMELHTGGCAANTGMGLAKIGVDTAVIGKVGDDGFGDFMVSRLQRSGANADGVVRDPEMATSATMVMVHADGERSFLHYIGANASLSEADVDMGLVRASRLLHVAGFFLMPSFDGQPAANVLKQAKDAGVITALDTAWDSKGRWMTLLEPALPHVDYFLPSIEEARMVTGRQEPRDIAGVLMDHGVSVVGLKMGEEGCYIRSGDTELRIPPFEVDCQDAVGAGDAFVAGFLTGVVRGWDLERTGRFANAVGALCVTELGATTGVRSLEETEEFIRTARVRA, encoded by the coding sequence ATGGCTGAAGTCGTTTGTCTTGGAATTCTGGTTGCGGATGTTGTAGGCAAGCCGGTGGAGCGGTTGCCGGAGCGTGGAAAGCTTTTGCTGGTGGATAGGATGGAGCTGCACACCGGAGGGTGCGCGGCCAACACCGGTATGGGGCTCGCCAAAATCGGCGTTGACACGGCGGTCATCGGCAAAGTCGGTGACGACGGGTTCGGAGATTTCATGGTCAGCCGTCTCCAGAGAAGTGGCGCGAATGCAGACGGAGTTGTGCGGGATCCGGAGATGGCGACTTCGGCCACCATGGTGATGGTGCACGCCGACGGCGAGCGCAGCTTCCTGCATTACATCGGGGCAAACGCTTCGCTCAGCGAAGCTGACGTGGATATGGGCCTTGTGCGCGCCAGCCGGTTGCTCCACGTGGCAGGCTTCTTCCTGATGCCGTCTTTCGACGGACAGCCTGCCGCCAATGTGTTGAAGCAGGCGAAGGATGCCGGGGTGATCACCGCCCTGGACACCGCCTGGGACTCCAAGGGCCGTTGGATGACTCTGCTGGAGCCCGCACTTCCGCACGTTGACTACTTCCTTCCCAGCATCGAAGAAGCGCGCATGGTGACCGGCCGGCAGGAGCCTCGTGACATCGCCGGAGTTCTGATGGACCACGGGGTGAGTGTTGTGGGCCTGAAGATGGGAGAGGAAGGCTGCTACATCCGCAGCGGTGACACGGAACTGCGCATCCCTCCCTTCGAGGTAGACTGTCAGGATGCAGTGGGTGCGGGCGACGCTTTTGTGGCAGGCTTTCTGACCGGCGTTGTCCGGGGATGGGACCTGGAGCGCACAGGAAGATTCGCCAACGCCGTCGGAGCGCTCTGCGTCACCGAACTGGGGGCCACGACCGGGGTGCGGTCCCTGGAGGAGACGGAAGAGTTCATCCGCACGGCCAGAGTGCGCGCATGA
- a CDS encoding zinc protease, which yields MSVPPWEGYQVRVHPRARRVRIRVDAQGRVVVTVPLGFDPGVLPQILHKQRAWILARQDALRARKEAEQGTQHASLPDCIQLAALGQCVPLIWQPDGASGRAILREEDGRLRVLCDIRNDELCRVLLRRWVMRKAWQVLPSWLDRVACETGLSYAGCSVNSARTRWGSCSRMRKINLSARLLFVPSHLVRHVMIHELCHTVHLNHSERFYELVRSFDPDYASLRAELRDARRLVPLWMEM from the coding sequence ATGAGCGTGCCGCCCTGGGAGGGCTATCAGGTCAGGGTGCATCCTCGCGCCCGGAGGGTGAGGATCCGCGTGGATGCTCAGGGCCGCGTGGTGGTCACCGTTCCGCTGGGTTTCGATCCCGGAGTTCTTCCGCAAATCCTGCACAAGCAGCGCGCCTGGATTCTGGCTCGTCAAGATGCTCTGCGCGCCCGGAAAGAGGCAGAGCAGGGCACGCAGCATGCATCACTTCCGGACTGCATTCAATTGGCGGCGCTGGGACAGTGTGTTCCCTTGATCTGGCAGCCGGACGGCGCTTCGGGACGAGCCATTCTGCGGGAAGAGGATGGCCGGCTGCGCGTCCTGTGCGACATTCGAAACGACGAGCTCTGCAGGGTGCTCCTGCGCAGGTGGGTGATGCGAAAGGCTTGGCAGGTGCTGCCTTCTTGGCTTGACCGTGTAGCCTGCGAAACTGGGCTCAGTTATGCGGGATGCTCGGTGAACTCCGCACGGACAAGGTGGGGAAGCTGTTCCCGGATGCGCAAGATCAATCTCAGCGCCCGTCTCCTTTTTGTTCCTTCGCACCTGGTGCGGCACGTGATGATCCACGAACTGTGTCACACCGTTCACCTGAACCATTCCGAGCGCTTCTATGAACTGGTGCGCTCCTTCGATCCGGACTATGCCAGCCTGCGCGCGGAGCTTCGAGATGCGAGGCGACTGGTGCCCCTCTGGATGGAGATGTGA
- a CDS encoding sugar phosphate isomerase gives MTGSTGATMRANTGKKGQRIITMAKIPIGLQLYSVREDCAKDLPGTLAAVAKMGYEGVEFAGYYGYSAEDLRKMLDDNGLKCCGTHTGLDTLLGDQFDKTVEFNHIIGNRFLIVPGLHGEYTESREAWKRTAGIFDELAARLKPLGMWTGYHNHWTEFQELDGELPWDTFFGNTSPDVVMQMDTGNCMHGGADPVVFLARYPGRARTVHLKEYSAGYDKALIGEGDVKWDQVFELCETKGNTEWYIVEQESYAYPPLECVEKCLQNLRKMGK, from the coding sequence GTGACCGGTTCCACCGGTGCAACGATGCGCGCCAATACCGGCAAGAAGGGTCAGAGGATCATCACGATGGCAAAGATTCCGATTGGGCTGCAGCTTTATTCCGTGCGGGAGGACTGCGCGAAGGATCTTCCCGGCACGCTGGCGGCAGTGGCCAAGATGGGCTACGAAGGTGTGGAGTTCGCAGGCTACTACGGATACAGCGCGGAAGACCTTCGCAAGATGCTGGACGACAACGGCCTGAAGTGCTGCGGCACTCACACAGGGCTGGACACTCTCCTGGGCGACCAGTTCGACAAGACGGTAGAGTTCAACCACATAATTGGCAACCGCTTCCTGATCGTTCCGGGGCTCCACGGGGAGTACACGGAGTCCCGCGAGGCCTGGAAGCGGACGGCCGGCATCTTTGATGAACTCGCCGCAAGGCTCAAGCCGTTAGGAATGTGGACGGGCTACCACAACCACTGGACCGAGTTTCAAGAGTTGGACGGCGAGCTGCCGTGGGACACCTTCTTCGGCAACACCTCTCCGGATGTGGTGATGCAGATGGACACCGGCAACTGCATGCACGGAGGGGCAGATCCGGTGGTCTTTCTGGCGCGTTATCCCGGGCGGGCGCGTACCGTTCACCTGAAGGAGTACTCTGCCGGGTATGACAAGGCGCTGATCGGAGAGGGCGACGTGAAGTGGGATCAGGTGTTCGAGCTCTGCGAGACGAAGGGCAATACCGAATGGTACATCGTCGAGCAGGAGAGTTACGCCTATCCTCCTCTGGAGTGCGTGGAGAAGTGTCTGCAGAATCTCAGGAAGATGGGCAAATAG
- the rpmB1 gene encoding 50S ribosomal protein L28-1: MAVSCAICGKGAQFGQNIRHQHSGSWALRAPRTKRRWLPNLQPVRMMVNGTPRRVRVCTKCIKAGKVVRPA; this comes from the coding sequence ATGGCAGTTTCTTGCGCAATCTGCGGAAAGGGCGCGCAGTTCGGTCAGAATATCAGGCACCAGCATTCCGGCTCCTGGGCCCTTCGGGCTCCTCGCACTAAGCGCCGCTGGCTGCCCAACCTTCAGCCGGTCCGGATGATGGTAAACGGCACGCCTCGGCGGGTGCGCGTTTGCACCAAGTGCATCAAGGCCGGAAAGGTCGTCCGTCCCGCCTGA
- a CDS encoding MATE family efflux transporter translates to MGLSQNLLMFLFAAVVAVSTATTAMVARFIGAGSVDKAEEATRQSLFLALAAALLLMLLLAPLAGIMLAFLAGGATDIVPLARSYFLVSLAGLPPLFLLTVLIAAFRGTADMLTPVRLTLVAAVLNAALDYVFIFGKLGSPAMGLNGAALAAVVSRVVACGLAFIWLGRSRLKGTTGRWTGLSRQWAGRILGLGLPAGLQTLLRSGASIVYFSLLGLLPEGRSAMAALTIGLGIEAIAFMPGFAYSTAAAALVGQNLGGGHPERARQAAWTCARQSVIVMTVMAAAFFALAPQIARLFTEDAGIVALTVSYLRINALSEPFLAVAMALGGALQGAGDTRSPTVATFLTLWAIRLPATWLAAVHLGNGAVAAWWAMSGSMALYGVIIALIFSTGRWRGIEI, encoded by the coding sequence ATGGGCCTTTCCCAGAATCTGCTGATGTTCCTCTTCGCCGCCGTGGTTGCAGTGTCCACCGCAACCACGGCGATGGTGGCGCGGTTCATAGGGGCAGGTTCGGTCGACAAGGCGGAAGAGGCCACCAGGCAGTCCCTGTTCCTGGCTCTGGCGGCGGCGTTGCTTCTGATGCTTCTCCTGGCTCCACTGGCGGGTATAATGCTCGCCTTCCTGGCCGGGGGTGCGACAGATATCGTCCCTCTGGCCAGATCCTACTTTCTGGTCTCTCTGGCCGGGCTGCCGCCGCTTTTCCTGCTGACCGTGCTGATCGCCGCTTTCCGGGGAACGGCGGATATGCTGACGCCGGTGAGGCTGACACTGGTTGCGGCGGTGCTGAATGCCGCTCTGGATTACGTGTTCATCTTCGGCAAGCTCGGGTCACCGGCGATGGGGTTGAACGGAGCGGCGCTTGCCGCTGTTGTGTCGCGTGTGGTAGCCTGCGGGCTGGCGTTCATCTGGTTGGGTCGCTCCCGCCTGAAAGGGACCACGGGCAGATGGACGGGATTGAGCCGTCAGTGGGCGGGGCGGATTCTGGGACTTGGGCTTCCGGCCGGGCTGCAGACTTTGCTAAGGAGCGGAGCCAGCATTGTATACTTCTCGCTGCTGGGTCTGCTGCCGGAAGGGCGGTCTGCGATGGCGGCTCTCACCATCGGCCTCGGGATCGAGGCTATCGCCTTCATGCCGGGTTTCGCTTACAGTACCGCTGCGGCGGCCCTGGTGGGCCAAAACCTCGGTGGCGGGCATCCAGAAAGAGCCCGACAGGCGGCGTGGACGTGCGCCCGTCAGTCGGTCATAGTCATGACCGTGATGGCGGCGGCCTTTTTCGCGCTCGCTCCGCAGATCGCCCGGCTGTTCACGGAGGATGCCGGAATCGTGGCGTTGACAGTCTCATATCTGCGTATCAACGCCCTTTCGGAGCCGTTTCTGGCCGTTGCCATGGCTCTCGGCGGAGCCTTGCAGGGAGCAGGGGACACCCGATCTCCCACAGTGGCTACTTTTCTGACGCTTTGGGCGATACGGCTTCCGGCGACGTGGTTGGCGGCGGTGCATCTCGGAAACGGAGCGGTGGCTGCCTGGTGGGCTATGTCCGGCAGCATGGCGCTCTATGGGGTGATCATCGCGCTCATTTTTTCGACGGGCCGATGGCGAGGGATCGAAATATGA